Proteins encoded together in one Variovorax paradoxus EPS window:
- a CDS encoding helix-turn-helix transcriptional regulator, with protein MAQGKRISADIDSDALQAIKHMGAQAKLARTRAGEGQSAAAARLGVHVQTIARIESGEPGVAIGHVLGMLALYGIATKTIDPASTE; from the coding sequence ATGGCTCAAGGCAAACGCATCTCGGCAGACATCGACAGCGACGCCCTCCAGGCGATCAAGCACATGGGGGCGCAGGCCAAGCTGGCGCGCACGCGCGCCGGCGAAGGCCAGTCGGCAGCCGCTGCACGGCTCGGCGTGCATGTGCAGACGATCGCACGCATCGAATCGGGCGAGCCCGGCGTGGCCATCGGGCATGTGCTGGGCATGCTGGCGCTTTATGGCATCGCAACGAAGACGATCGATCCGGCAAGCACGGAATGA
- a CDS encoding GFA family protein: MTDIIEKTAEIDQPYTGGCACGAIRYEISGKPVFQNDCQCRDCQRKSGTGHGSYLTFPRAGVKHSGEATLWDMVGDSGNLKTRAFCPHCGSPVYLTFTAMPEVFTVHAASLDDPGRYRPQAITYGVRGHAWDFLDPALPKFDRMPPM; the protein is encoded by the coding sequence ATGACCGACATCATCGAAAAAACAGCAGAGATCGACCAGCCCTACACCGGCGGTTGCGCATGCGGCGCGATCCGCTACGAGATCTCGGGCAAGCCGGTCTTCCAGAACGATTGCCAGTGTCGCGACTGCCAGCGCAAGAGCGGCACCGGCCATGGCTCGTACCTCACCTTTCCCCGCGCCGGCGTGAAGCACAGCGGCGAAGCGACGCTGTGGGACATGGTCGGCGACAGCGGCAACTTGAAGACCCGTGCGTTCTGTCCGCACTGCGGATCCCCCGTGTACCTGACCTTCACCGCGATGCCCGAGGTGTTCACCGTGCATGCCGCGAGCCTCGATGACCCTGGCCGCTACCGACCGCAGGCAATCACATACGGCGTGCGCGGTCACGCATGGGATTTCCTGGACCCGGCATTGCCGAAGTTCGACAGGATGCCGCCGATGTGA
- a CDS encoding ester cyclase, with amino-acid sequence MTGADLPTLYRSYIACLNARDWANLDSFVHAEAHHNGRRIGLAGYRAMLEKDCEEIPDLHFDIRLLVCDPPRIASRLQFDCSPKGTFLGLPVNGRKVSFAENVFYEFRDERIASVWSVIDKAAIEAQLVGDSSNSAAPEQARQSP; translated from the coding sequence ATGACCGGGGCCGACCTGCCCACCCTCTACCGAAGCTATATCGCCTGCCTCAACGCGCGCGACTGGGCGAATCTCGACAGCTTCGTTCACGCGGAGGCGCACCACAACGGCCGGCGCATCGGCCTCGCCGGCTATCGCGCGATGCTGGAGAAGGACTGCGAAGAGATCCCCGATCTGCACTTCGACATCCGCTTGCTCGTCTGCGATCCACCCCGCATCGCCAGTCGGCTGCAGTTCGATTGCTCCCCGAAGGGGACTTTTCTCGGGCTGCCGGTGAACGGCCGGAAGGTCTCGTTCGCCGAGAACGTGTTCTATGAGTTCCGGGACGAAAGGATCGCAAGCGTCTGGTCCGTCATCGACAAGGCGGCCATCGAGGCTCAACTCGTCGGCGACAGCAGCAACAGCGCGGCACCGGAACAAGCAAGGCAATCCCCATGA
- a CDS encoding protein NO VEIN domain-containing protein: MDKEVDPHVLTVIDEMRLSGPRLTPVEIVAKMGVFDAREKPFDQAWLATGDNVIATIWAEYVSVGSGGRWFCLESLDTQLRAGGGTRTAFQVQRAKDRLALLKRTFDAGQGFRAVLQTNRVAIAELESNKAAKVSTRVRDDAEWHVASWEPEQQLAVLVRGPRGWTPDEAEVKAAAARGSVPVVAEAEPEVAAPPAPVSREEVQAAAMDYVMRHFKGYGYNAEDLTSKNIGYSIEVSNAKGATLLRVVVKGTATGSPKFQLTSEEQACSVREPLWRLLVVSDAGTAIAQHKIYKPSEMSQAPGFEAQG; encoded by the coding sequence ATGGACAAGGAAGTCGACCCCCACGTACTCACCGTCATCGATGAGATGCGACTCTCAGGCCCCCGGCTCACGCCGGTCGAGATCGTCGCCAAGATGGGGGTGTTCGACGCACGGGAAAAGCCATTCGACCAAGCCTGGCTGGCAACCGGCGATAACGTCATCGCCACCATCTGGGCGGAATACGTGAGCGTCGGCAGCGGCGGGCGCTGGTTCTGCCTCGAATCGCTCGACACGCAGCTTCGCGCCGGCGGCGGCACGCGCACCGCCTTCCAGGTCCAGCGCGCCAAGGACCGCCTCGCACTGCTCAAGCGCACCTTCGACGCAGGCCAGGGCTTCCGGGCGGTGCTGCAGACCAACCGGGTCGCCATCGCCGAACTGGAAAGCAACAAGGCCGCGAAGGTGTCGACGCGCGTGCGCGACGATGCCGAATGGCACGTCGCCAGCTGGGAGCCCGAGCAGCAGCTCGCGGTGCTGGTCCGCGGCCCGCGCGGCTGGACGCCCGACGAGGCGGAAGTGAAGGCCGCCGCGGCGCGCGGCAGCGTGCCGGTCGTGGCCGAGGCCGAGCCGGAAGTCGCCGCCCCGCCCGCACCGGTTTCGCGCGAAGAAGTCCAGGCCGCCGCCATGGACTACGTCATGCGCCACTTCAAGGGCTACGGCTACAACGCCGAAGATCTGACCAGCAAGAACATCGGCTACAGCATCGAGGTGTCGAATGCGAAGGGCGCGACGCTCCTGCGCGTCGTGGTGAAGGGCACCGCCACAGGCTCGCCCAAGTTCCAGCTCACGAGCGAGGAACAGGCCTGCTCGGTGCGCGAGCCGCTCTGGCGGCTGCTGGTGGTCTCCGACGCGGGCACTGCGATCGCGCAGCACAAGATCTACAAGCCTTCGGAGATGAGCCAGGCGCCTGGGTTCGAAGCGCAGGGGTAA
- a CDS encoding adenylosuccinate synthetase, which produces MSITAAATRYVSLLGLGFGDCGKGLFTDHLCGAWQAHTVVRFNGGAQAGHNVVLADGRHHTFSQFGAGSFHAGVASVLASPVVVHPTALRVEEEALRRVGVTDALARLRIDARCRVTTPFHQAAGRLREWARGAAAHGTCGVGVGETVRQALAAPGDALRYGDLVHRARALEKLEASRMALRREFAGMAPSHPEAAQELALLADASLAQRWLDAAAPCVRLSPPASADAIGARLARPGTVLFEGAQGVLLDEWRGFHPHTTWSSISAAAVEAVLHEAGIDAPVQHLGVLRSYLTRHGPGPLPTHDRALDARFTEPHNADEGWQGAFRRGHPDAVLLRYALAAAGRLDGLVVSHLDAIDGADLRWCTGYRTTDGANVASLPFSDEPDLDHQHALTQLLQGAQPLYEPQPIGTAQAWVERAEAFSGLPVRFGAFGPTRDTVRAREHIGKTA; this is translated from the coding sequence GTGAGCATCACCGCCGCGGCCACGCGCTACGTCTCGCTGCTGGGCTTGGGTTTCGGGGACTGCGGCAAGGGCCTCTTCACCGATCACCTGTGCGGCGCATGGCAGGCGCACACGGTGGTGCGCTTCAACGGCGGCGCCCAGGCGGGCCACAACGTGGTGCTGGCCGATGGGCGGCACCACACCTTCTCGCAATTCGGCGCCGGCAGTTTTCATGCGGGCGTGGCGTCGGTGCTCGCGAGTCCGGTGGTGGTGCATCCGACGGCGCTGCGCGTCGAGGAAGAAGCGCTGCGCCGCGTGGGCGTGACCGATGCGCTCGCGCGTTTGCGGATCGACGCGCGCTGCCGTGTGACCACGCCATTCCATCAGGCCGCGGGCCGGCTGCGTGAATGGGCGAGGGGAGCGGCGGCGCATGGCACGTGTGGCGTGGGTGTCGGCGAGACAGTGCGGCAGGCGCTGGCTGCGCCCGGCGATGCGCTGCGCTACGGCGACCTCGTGCATCGCGCGCGCGCGCTCGAAAAGCTGGAGGCTTCGCGCATGGCGCTGCGCCGCGAGTTCGCGGGCATGGCGCCATCGCACCCCGAGGCCGCCCAGGAGCTGGCATTGCTGGCCGACGCCTCGCTCGCCCAGCGCTGGCTCGATGCCGCCGCGCCATGCGTTCGCCTGTCGCCGCCTGCAAGCGCCGACGCCATCGGGGCAAGGCTCGCGCGTCCCGGCACCGTGCTGTTCGAAGGCGCACAGGGTGTGCTGCTCGACGAATGGCGCGGCTTTCATCCGCACACCACGTGGAGCAGCATCTCGGCCGCCGCTGTCGAAGCCGTGCTGCATGAAGCGGGCATCGACGCGCCCGTACAGCACCTGGGCGTGCTGCGCAGCTACCTCACGCGCCACGGCCCGGGCCCTTTGCCCACGCACGATCGCGCGCTCGACGCGCGATTCACCGAACCGCACAACGCCGACGAAGGCTGGCAGGGTGCGTTCCGACGCGGCCACCCCGATGCGGTGCTGCTGCGCTATGCGCTCGCCGCGGCCGGACGGCTCGACGGTTTGGTGGTGAGCCACCTCGACGCCATCGACGGCGCGGACCTGCGCTGGTGTACCGGCTACCGCACCACCGATGGCGCCAACGTCGCATCACTGCCGTTCAGCGATGAACCAGACCTCGACCATCAGCACGCGTTGACCCAACTGCTGCAGGGCGCGCAACCCCTCTACGAACCGCAACCCATCGGCACCGCGCAAGCGTGGGTGGAGCGCGCCGAAGCCTTCAGCGGCCTGCCCGTGCGCTTCGGTGCATTCGGGCCGACGCGCGACACCGTGCGTGCACGCGAGCACATCGGAAAGACCGCGTGA
- a CDS encoding lipopolysaccharide kinase InaA family protein encodes MLSLLALSCPQCSAPLPRAARWRTVNCSYCGATITRGEETVERESFRSALRRANADVAGGRLVQWRGARYRVLAPLGFGEHSEVLFAERLGAVPERVTLKLARETSDNDVLRREGAVLQALQDLSVPGAAYFTRRLPQPLGTGIAEGLGDGKRQALVLRHPTGFWGSLQDVAQANPQGIDPRHAVWIWRRMLEVLAFVHGAGWTHRDLSPAHALVHPRDHGVLIIGWSQARQASGSSHAAAAARDLAQAAWTVRAVLHGGSAGEPGLGARTPAPLAALLRHSSEAAAFCERLGAQGIEQALSTASRESFGAPQFIHFDPAPRLGG; translated from the coding sequence ATGCTGTCGCTGCTCGCACTGAGCTGCCCGCAATGCTCTGCGCCGCTGCCCCGCGCCGCACGCTGGCGCACCGTCAACTGCAGCTACTGCGGCGCGACCATCACGCGCGGCGAGGAAACGGTAGAGCGTGAGAGCTTCCGCTCGGCCTTGCGGCGAGCCAACGCCGACGTCGCAGGCGGCCGTCTTGTGCAATGGCGCGGCGCGCGCTACCGCGTGCTGGCGCCGCTGGGCTTCGGCGAGCACAGCGAAGTACTGTTCGCCGAGCGGCTCGGTGCGGTGCCTGAGCGCGTCACGCTGAAGCTGGCGCGCGAAACCTCCGACAACGATGTGCTGCGGCGCGAAGGCGCGGTGCTGCAGGCGCTGCAAGACCTGTCCGTTCCGGGCGCCGCCTACTTCACGCGCCGGCTGCCGCAGCCGCTGGGCACGGGCATCGCCGAAGGCCTCGGCGACGGCAAGCGGCAGGCCCTGGTGCTGCGCCATCCCACCGGCTTCTGGGGCAGCCTGCAGGATGTGGCGCAGGCCAACCCGCAAGGCATCGACCCGCGTCACGCCGTCTGGATCTGGCGCCGCATGCTCGAGGTGCTGGCCTTCGTGCATGGCGCCGGCTGGACGCATCGCGATCTTTCGCCCGCGCATGCGTTGGTGCATCCGCGTGACCATGGCGTGTTGATCATCGGCTGGTCGCAGGCGCGACAGGCCTCGGGTTCCTCGCATGCAGCCGCAGCGGCGCGTGATCTCGCGCAAGCCGCGTGGACCGTGCGCGCGGTGCTGCACGGCGGCTCTGCCGGAGAACCGGGGCTTGGAGCCCGCACACCCGCGCCCCTGGCTGCCCTGCTGCGCCATTCCAGCGAAGCCGCCGCGTTCTGCGAGCGCCTTGGCGCACAAGGCATCGAGCAGGCGCTATCGACCGCATCGCGCGAATCTTTCGGCGCACCGCAGTTCATTCACTTCGATCCCGCACCGCGCCTCGGCGGCTGA
- a CDS encoding hemolysin family protein has product MDVFLLALLTTLNAVFAMSEMALSTSRRARLAALAETGDTGAAAALKLMEAPTQFLSTVQIGITSIGMLSGIVGEAAFAAPLALWMESVGMGAGTASIVSTAVVVTCITFFTIIFGELVPKRIGQLYPEPVARWVSRPMRGLAKGAKPFVWLLAGATATMLKVLRIDANAARSVTEEEISASLEEGVDAGVIEQHEHQMVRNVFHLDDRRLSSLMIPRADIEWLDASNTVSQALQKVADAAALNLVHSWYPVCRNSLDDVVGVISVAHLLRLGSAHKGVLGQEATPAVFVPETLTGMELLEQFRARAGRLVFVVDEYGVVQGLMTPRDLLEAITGELQPGMQTEAWARERPDGVWELDGLMPVSELRARLGIRELPEEDRGRYNTVAGLLMSVSGRLPAVSERIECAGWVFEIVALEGRRIDRVLASPDPAAPREE; this is encoded by the coding sequence ATGGATGTCTTCCTGCTGGCCTTGCTGACCACCCTCAACGCGGTGTTCGCAATGTCCGAAATGGCCCTTTCAACCAGCCGGCGCGCACGCCTCGCAGCCCTGGCCGAAACGGGGGACACCGGCGCGGCCGCCGCGCTGAAACTGATGGAGGCGCCCACCCAGTTCCTCTCGACCGTACAGATCGGCATCACATCGATCGGCATGCTGAGCGGCATCGTCGGCGAGGCCGCCTTCGCCGCGCCGCTGGCGTTGTGGATGGAGAGCGTGGGCATGGGCGCGGGCACCGCCAGCATCGTCTCCACCGCGGTGGTGGTGACCTGCATCACCTTCTTCACCATCATCTTCGGCGAGCTGGTGCCCAAGCGCATCGGCCAGCTCTACCCCGAGCCGGTGGCGCGCTGGGTGTCGCGCCCGATGCGGGGCCTCGCCAAGGGCGCCAAGCCCTTCGTGTGGCTGCTGGCCGGTGCCACGGCCACCATGCTCAAGGTGCTGCGCATCGATGCCAATGCGGCGCGCTCGGTGACCGAGGAAGAAATTTCGGCCAGCCTCGAAGAAGGCGTCGATGCCGGCGTCATCGAGCAGCACGAGCACCAGATGGTGCGCAACGTGTTCCATCTGGATGACCGTCGCTTGTCGTCGCTGATGATCCCGCGCGCCGACATCGAATGGCTCGACGCCTCCAACACCGTGTCGCAGGCGCTGCAGAAGGTAGCGGATGCGGCGGCGCTCAACCTCGTGCACTCGTGGTATCCCGTCTGCCGCAACTCGCTGGACGACGTGGTCGGCGTGATCAGCGTGGCGCACCTGCTGCGCCTGGGTTCCGCCCACAAGGGCGTGCTCGGCCAGGAGGCCACGCCGGCCGTGTTCGTGCCCGAAACGCTCACCGGCATGGAACTGCTCGAACAGTTCCGCGCCCGTGCCGGCCGGCTGGTGTTCGTGGTCGACGAATACGGCGTGGTGCAGGGCCTCATGACTCCGCGCGACCTGCTCGAAGCCATCACCGGAGAGCTGCAGCCCGGCATGCAGACCGAAGCCTGGGCACGCGAGCGGCCCGATGGCGTGTGGGAGCTCGATGGCCTCATGCCCGTGTCGGAACTGCGTGCGCGCCTGGGCATCCGCGAGTTGCCCGAAGAAGACCGCGGCCGCTACAACACGGTGGCCGGCTTGCTGATGTCGGTGTCGGGCCGGCTGCCCGCGGTGAGCGAGCGCATCGAATGCGCGGGATGGGTCTTCGAGATCGTCGCGCTCGAAGGCCGTCGCATCGACCGCGTGCTGGCCTCGCCCGATCCCGCGGCGCCGCGCGAAGAATAA
- a CDS encoding symmetrical bis(5'-nucleosyl)-tetraphosphatase produces the protein MSLYCIGDVQGCDPALGRLLAEIDFSPSRDTLVLLGDLVNRGPDSAAVLRRVQGYGASARSLLGNHDLHLLGVAHGARKAGRKDTLADLLAAPDSEAMLDWVRQQHMALHMQIGGGDLLMVHAGVLPQWTVGDTLALASEVESVLRGPALGDFLLTMYGDEPAQWSDTLSGSARLRVIVNALTRLRYCTPEGVMDFETKDGAIPAPEGLSPWFDVPGRKTAAATVAFGHWSTLGWLSRPDLLSTDTGCVWGGCLSAVRIGATLDERELIQVKCEAAQKPGKSA, from the coding sequence ATGTCACTTTACTGTATCGGCGACGTGCAGGGCTGCGACCCTGCCCTCGGGCGGCTGCTCGCGGAGATCGATTTCTCCCCCAGCCGCGACACCCTCGTTCTGCTCGGCGACCTGGTCAACCGGGGCCCCGATTCGGCCGCCGTGCTGCGCCGGGTGCAGGGCTACGGCGCCTCGGCGCGGAGCCTCCTGGGCAACCACGACCTGCACCTGCTGGGCGTGGCGCACGGCGCGCGCAAGGCCGGCCGCAAGGACACGCTGGCCGACCTCCTGGCCGCGCCCGACAGCGAGGCGATGCTCGACTGGGTCCGCCAGCAGCACATGGCGCTGCACATGCAGATCGGTGGCGGCGACCTGCTGATGGTGCACGCCGGCGTGCTCCCGCAATGGACGGTCGGCGACACGCTCGCGCTGGCGTCAGAGGTCGAATCGGTGCTGCGCGGCCCGGCGCTCGGCGACTTCCTGCTCACCATGTACGGCGACGAGCCGGCGCAATGGAGCGACACACTCAGCGGCAGCGCGCGCCTGCGCGTGATCGTCAACGCGCTCACGCGCCTTCGCTACTGCACGCCCGAGGGCGTGATGGACTTCGAGACCAAGGACGGCGCGATCCCCGCGCCCGAAGGCCTCTCGCCTTGGTTCGACGTGCCGGGCCGCAAGACCGCGGCAGCCACCGTCGCTTTCGGCCACTGGTCCACGCTCGGCTGGCTCTCGCGGCCCGACCTCCTCTCGACCGACACCGGCTGCGTCTGGGGCGGATGCCTCAGCGCCGTTCGCATCGGCGCGACGCTCGACGAGCGCGAGCTGATCCAGGTGAAGTGCGAAGCGGCGCAGAAGCCCGGCAAGTCGGCCTGA
- a CDS encoding M20/M25/M40 family metallo-hydrolase, which produces MPIDFASTPSPRQNRHQRRLFALVPAAFLLFGQGLAQAAELSPALAERHAQATYREYFELLALPNDATVAEDIRKNVDWLEQAFRKRGFTTKQLPNNGKPMLYAEFPGSDPARRTVLFYMHLDGQPVIPAQWAQKSPWTPVLKRKTEKGDWEEIDSAPLFSGPLDPEWRVFGRASADDKGPIMMMLAAIDALKAGGGQPAVNVKVILDSEEEKGSPSISQVMQAHRELLRSDAIVIHDGPMHATNRPTLVFGNRGAADARLTVYGAKVPLHSGHYGNYAPNPAQRLASLLASMKDDTGRVTVPGYYDRVKIGEADRKIMAAVPDDEASLKRRLGIAQTDKVGANYQEAMQYPSLNVRGMASAAVGDKVANIVPDKAEAEMDLRTTPDSDAPYLGKLIEAHIAKQGYHLVKGAPTDEERARYDKIASFTYRSEGADAAGSPINSPIGQWAYKALTDTFGTKPEPVRIRMMGGTVPTAEIVRVLQVPFAIIPLVNADNNQHAANENLRMGNYVTGVQTVYALMTHGF; this is translated from the coding sequence ATGCCCATCGATTTCGCATCCACCCCTTCGCCTCGTCAAAACCGTCATCAGCGCCGCCTGTTCGCGCTCGTTCCCGCAGCCTTCCTGCTCTTCGGCCAAGGCCTCGCGCAGGCCGCCGAACTCTCTCCGGCCCTCGCCGAGCGCCACGCCCAGGCCACCTACCGCGAGTACTTCGAACTGCTGGCCCTGCCCAACGACGCCACCGTGGCGGAAGACATCCGCAAGAACGTCGACTGGCTCGAGCAGGCCTTCCGCAAGCGCGGCTTCACGACGAAGCAGTTGCCCAACAACGGCAAGCCGATGCTCTACGCCGAGTTCCCGGGGAGCGACCCTGCGCGCAGGACGGTGCTCTTCTACATGCACCTGGACGGCCAGCCGGTGATTCCCGCGCAGTGGGCGCAAAAGAGCCCGTGGACGCCGGTGCTCAAGCGCAAGACGGAAAAGGGCGACTGGGAAGAGATCGATTCCGCACCGCTCTTCAGCGGCCCGCTCGACCCCGAATGGCGCGTGTTCGGCCGGGCCTCGGCCGACGACAAGGGGCCGATCATGATGATGCTGGCGGCCATCGATGCGCTGAAGGCCGGGGGCGGCCAGCCAGCGGTCAACGTCAAGGTGATCCTGGACAGCGAGGAAGAAAAGGGCTCGCCGTCGATCAGCCAGGTCATGCAGGCGCACCGCGAGTTGCTGCGCAGCGACGCCATCGTGATCCACGACGGTCCGATGCACGCGACCAACCGGCCCACGCTGGTGTTCGGCAACCGCGGCGCGGCCGATGCGCGGCTCACCGTGTACGGCGCCAAGGTGCCGCTGCACAGCGGGCACTATGGCAACTACGCCCCCAACCCGGCGCAGCGCCTCGCCAGCCTGCTGGCCTCGATGAAGGACGACACGGGGCGCGTGACCGTGCCGGGCTACTACGACCGCGTGAAGATCGGCGAGGCCGACCGCAAGATCATGGCCGCCGTGCCCGACGACGAGGCCTCGCTCAAGCGCCGCCTGGGCATCGCGCAGACCGACAAGGTCGGCGCCAACTACCAGGAGGCGATGCAGTACCCTTCGCTGAACGTGCGCGGCATGGCCTCGGCAGCAGTGGGCGACAAGGTGGCGAACATCGTCCCCGACAAGGCCGAGGCCGAGATGGACCTGCGCACCACGCCCGATTCCGACGCGCCGTATCTCGGCAAGCTGATCGAGGCGCACATCGCCAAGCAGGGCTACCACCTCGTGAAGGGCGCGCCGACGGACGAGGAGCGCGCCCGCTACGACAAGATCGCGAGCTTCACCTACCGCAGCGAGGGCGCCGACGCGGCGGGCTCGCCGATCAACTCACCGATCGGGCAATGGGCCTACAAGGCCTTGACCGACACCTTCGGCACCAAGCCCGAGCCGGTGCGCATCCGCATGATGGGCGGCACCGTGCCGACGGCGGAAATCGTGCGTGTGCTGCAGGTGCCCTTTGCGATCATTCCGCTGGTGAACGCCGACAACAACCAGCACGCGGCCAACGAGAACCTGCGCATGGGCAACTACGTGACCGGCGTGCAGACGGTGTATGCGCTGATGACGCACGGGTTCTGA
- a CDS encoding GNAT family N-acetyltransferase — protein MPARHNEFGQSLGPLMPEWSARPLPPRTPVEGRYCTLEPVNAAKHADDLHAAYAQAPDARDWTYLGAERPADLNAMRAHVERLAQTTDPLHFAVIDRQSGRAVGTLSLMRIDAANGVIEVGHVNFSPLLKHTPLSTEAQYLLMKLVFEGLGYRRYEWKCDNFNEPSKRAAGRLGFQAEGLFRQYSIYKGRSRDAAWFAILDSEWPVLRKAFERWLAAENFDAEGRQRMALDKFRLPRAD, from the coding sequence ATGCCAGCCCGCCACAACGAATTCGGCCAGTCCCTCGGCCCGCTCATGCCCGAATGGAGCGCCCGTCCGCTGCCGCCGCGCACGCCCGTCGAAGGCCGCTACTGCACGCTCGAGCCGGTGAACGCCGCCAAGCACGCCGACGACCTGCACGCCGCCTACGCGCAGGCCCCCGACGCCCGCGACTGGACCTACCTGGGCGCCGAGCGGCCCGCCGACCTGAATGCCATGCGCGCCCATGTCGAGCGCCTTGCGCAAACCACCGACCCGCTGCACTTCGCCGTCATCGACAGGCAGAGCGGCCGGGCCGTCGGCACGCTGTCGCTGATGCGCATCGACGCCGCCAACGGCGTGATCGAGGTCGGTCATGTCAATTTCTCGCCGCTGCTGAAGCACACGCCCCTGTCCACCGAAGCCCAGTACCTGCTGATGAAGCTCGTCTTCGAAGGGCTGGGCTACCGGCGCTACGAATGGAAGTGCGACAACTTCAACGAGCCGTCCAAGCGCGCGGCAGGCCGCCTGGGCTTCCAGGCCGAGGGCCTGTTCCGGCAGTACAGCATCTACAAGGGCCGCAGCCGCGACGCGGCGTGGTTCGCGATCCTCGACAGCGAATGGCCCGTTCTGCGCAAGGCGTTCGAGCGCTGGCTCGCGGCGGAGAACTTCGATGCGGAGGGCAGGCAGCGCATGGCGCTGGACAAGTTCCGGCTGCCGCGCGCGGATTGA
- a CDS encoding PLP-dependent aminotransferase family protein: MPNPPDLAALLESPLARDRDADSMQRQLHERLKRAILDGRLAPGSRLPGSRALAEALAISRNTVTAAYEHLAAEGYVQPDRQGTRVTELSSPVAATTTKRPRSKATGAPTTAHRLASIQPRTAFTEPDATFRPGVPALSHFPATAWRRALDRAIRTASPATLGYGDPLGEPRLRAAIARHLAIARGVRCEPRQVVIAEGAQEAISLCVRLLSNPGETGWIEDPGYRGAKSAMRAGDMQMVPIRVDAEGLHASAEDWQKHPPRLIYTTPSHQYPAGAVLSIARRLALIAEARRHGAWIIEDDYDSEFRHTGEPIGAMQGLVPDAPVLYIGTFSKTMFPSLRLGFLVLPEALLASVQAPLEEMLRGGHRHEQLAMADFIESGQFGRHLGRMRRLYRDRQQALRLALTRHLKVPHEIDGGYCGLHLTVRLPPRFDDRRIAAEALRHQLAPVALSSFALQPLPSDNGLVLGYGNTSAELFEPLVKRLSQLARAAECGDSGSGA, encoded by the coding sequence ATGCCGAATCCGCCAGACCTCGCCGCATTGCTCGAGTCCCCGCTTGCGCGGGACCGTGACGCGGACTCGATGCAGCGCCAGCTGCACGAGCGCCTGAAGCGCGCCATCCTCGATGGCCGCCTCGCCCCGGGCAGCCGCCTGCCCGGCTCGCGCGCGCTGGCCGAGGCGCTCGCGATCTCGCGCAACACCGTCACCGCCGCCTACGAGCACCTGGCCGCCGAGGGCTACGTGCAGCCCGACCGCCAGGGCACGCGGGTGACCGAACTGTCGTCTCCGGTGGCCGCGACGACCACCAAGCGCCCGCGCAGCAAGGCGACCGGAGCACCAACCACCGCGCACCGGCTCGCGAGCATCCAGCCGCGAACCGCCTTCACCGAGCCGGACGCCACCTTTCGCCCCGGCGTGCCCGCGCTGTCGCACTTTCCCGCGACCGCCTGGCGGCGCGCGCTCGACCGCGCCATCCGCACCGCGAGCCCGGCCACGCTCGGCTATGGCGATCCGCTGGGCGAGCCGCGGCTTCGCGCGGCGATCGCGCGGCACCTGGCGATTGCGCGCGGCGTGCGGTGCGAGCCGCGGCAGGTCGTCATTGCCGAGGGCGCGCAGGAAGCCATCTCGCTGTGCGTGCGGCTGCTTTCGAACCCCGGCGAAACCGGCTGGATCGAAGACCCGGGCTACCGCGGCGCGAAGTCGGCCATGCGCGCGGGCGACATGCAGATGGTGCCGATCCGCGTCGATGCGGAAGGCCTCCATGCGAGCGCGGAAGACTGGCAGAAGCACCCGCCCCGCCTCATCTACACGACGCCCTCGCACCAGTACCCGGCCGGTGCGGTGCTGAGCATCGCGCGCCGGCTCGCGCTGATCGCCGAGGCCCGCCGGCACGGCGCCTGGATCATCGAAGACGACTACGACAGCGAGTTCCGCCACACGGGCGAACCCATCGGCGCGATGCAGGGGCTGGTGCCCGACGCGCCCGTGCTCTACATCGGCACCTTCAGCAAGACGATGTTCCCCTCGCTGCGGCTGGGTTTCCTGGTGCTGCCCGAAGCGCTCCTGGCCAGCGTGCAGGCGCCGCTCGAGGAAATGCTGCGCGGCGGGCACCGCCACGAGCAATTGGCGATGGCCGACTTCATCGAGAGCGGCCAGTTCGGCCGGCACCTGGGCCGCATGCGGCGGCTGTACCGCGACCGGCAGCAGGCGCTGCGGCTCGCGCTGACCCGGCACCTGAAAGTGCCGCACGAGATCGACGGCGGCTACTGCGGGCTGCACCTCACCGTGCGCCTGCCGCCCCGCTTCGACGACCGCCGCATTGCCGCCGAGGCGCTGCGGCACCAGCTCGCGCCCGTGGCCCTGTCGAGCTTCGCGCTGCAGCCGCTGCCGTCGGACAACGGGCTGGTGCTGGGTTATGGCAATACGTCGGCGGAGCTTTTCGAGCCGCTGGTCAAGCGCCTGTCGCAGTTGGCGCGGGCTGCGGAATGCGGCGACAGCGGCAGCGGCGCCTGA